Proteins encoded by one window of Chrysemys picta bellii isolate R12L10 chromosome 10, ASM1138683v2, whole genome shotgun sequence:
- the SCNN1G gene encoding amiloride-sensitive sodium channel subunit gamma produces the protein MEPPRPGDTRELNMAPGKTIKAKIKKTLPVTGPQAPTVSELMHWYCMNTNTHGCRRIVVSRGRLRRFIWILLTLSAVGLILWQCAELIMSYYTASVSVTVQFQKLPFPAVTICNINPYKYSAMKEHLSELDKETKNALETLYGFSEGKSKVRRDADDWNATESKFFEIIPLLKFEDLSKKTVTEIPSGNKRKIETSVFHQGSSMVNTGDPQDVVGFQLCDPNNSSDCAVYTFSSGVNAIQEWYKLHYMNIMAQIPLETKVNMSYSAEDLLLTCFFDGISCDTRNFTPFHHPLHGNCYTFNSGENGKVLTTSTGGSEYGLQVVLYIEEADYNPFLVTSTGAKIIVHDQHEYPFIEDIGTEIETATATSIGMHFTRSHKLSKPYSDCTETGTDIPVANLYNKSYSLQICLHSCFQRAMVDTCGCAQYAQPLPPGAEYCNYKKYPNWMYCYYKLHETFVKEQLGCQQICKEACSFKEWTLTTSLAQWPSSVSEDWMLRVLSWDKGQKINKMLNKTDLANLVVFYKDLNERFISENPANNIVILLSNFGGQLGLWMSCSVVCVIEIIEVFFIDSFFIVTRRRWQKAKKWWRDRKAAPAQVNAPAKEGHDNPVCIDEDLPTFNTALHLPLPQENHVPRTPPPNYSTLKLDAAFTDPLPDTLEGSCH, from the exons ATGGAGCCCCCCCGGCCCGGAGACACGCGAG AGTTAAACATGGCTCCTGGGAAGACGATCAAAGCCAAGATCAAGAAGACTTTGCCAGTGACTGGCCCTCAGGCTCCAACAGTCAGTGAGCTGATGCATTGGTACTGCATGAACACCAATACGCACGGCTGCCGGCGGATCGTGGTATCAAGGGGACGCTTACGCAGGTTCATCTGGATCCTGCTCACCTTGAGCGCCGTGGGGCTGATCCTGTGGCAGTGTGCTGAGCTCATCATGTCCTATTACACAGCCTCCGTCTCAGTCACCGTGCAGTTCCAGAAGCTGCCCTTCCCCGCAGTCACCATCTGCAACATCAACCCTTACAA GTACAGTGCAATGAAAGAGCACTTGTCTGAACTGGACAAAGAGACAAAAAATGCTTTGGAGACTTTATATGGATTTTCAGAGGGCAAATCCAAGGTACGTCGGGATGCAGATGACTGGAACGCTACGGAGAGCAAATTTTTTGAAATAATCCCTCTGCTAAAGTTTGAAGACCTCTCTAAGAAGACTGTGACTGAGATTCCAAGTGGCAATAAGCGGAAAATTGAGACCAGTGTCTTTCACCAAGGTTCCAGCATGGTGAATACTGGGGATCCACAAGATGTCGTGGGCTTTCAGTTG tgtgACCCAAACAACAGCAGTGACTGTGCAGTTTACACATTCAGCTCTGGGGTAAATGCTATTCAAGAATGGTACAAGCTGCATTATATGAACATCATGGCACAAATACCCCTGGAGACGAAAGTGAACATGAGCTACTCTGCTGAGGATCTTCTGCTGACGTGTTTCTTCGATGGCATATCTTGTGACACAAG AAACTTCACCCCTTTCCATCATCCACTGCATGGCAACTGCTACACCTTCAATAGTGGAGAAAACGGAAAAGTCCTGACCACCTCTACAGGAGGCAGCGAGTATG GACTGCAGGTTGTTCTTTACATAGAGGAAGCCGATTACAATCCCTTCCTGGTGACCTCGACCGGGGCCAAAATCATTGTCCACGACCAGCATGAATATCCCTTTATTGAAGATATCGGGACTGAGATTGAGACTGCAACAGCCACCTCCATTGGGATGCACTTT ACTCGGTCTCACAAGCTAAGCAAACCGTACAGCGACTGCACCGAGACTGGCACGGACATTCCAGTAGCGAACCTCTACAACAAGAGCTACTCGCTTCAG ATTTGCCTGCATTCCTGTTTCCAGAGGGCCATGGTGGATACCTGTGGCTGTGCCCAGTACGCCCAGCCCTTACCTCCTGGTGCAGAGTACTGCAACTACAAGAAATACCCCAACTGGA TGTACTGCTACTACAAGCTGCATGAGACGTTTGTGAAGGAGCAGCTGGGCTGTCAGCAGATTTGCAAAGAAGCCTGCAG CTTCAAGGAATGGACGCTGACCACCAGCCTAGCCCAGTGGCCATCTTCAGTTTCTGAG GACTGGATGCTTCGCGTCCTCTCTTGGGACAAAGGGCAGAAAATCAACAAAATGCTGAACAA aACGGACCTCGCAAACCTCGTGGTGTTCTACAAAGACCTGAACGAGAGATTCATTTCCGAGAATCCCGCCAACAAC ATTGTCATTCTTCTTTCCAACTTcgggggccagctgggcctgtgGATGAGCTGTTCTGTGGTTTGTGTCATTGAGATCATCGAAGTTTTCTTCATCGACTCCTTCTTCATCGTCACGCGGCGCCGCTGGCAAAAGGCGAAGAAATGGTGGCGTGACCGAAAAGCAGCACCCGCTCAGGTTAACGCTCCAGCCAAAGAGGGCCACGACAACCCCGTGTGCATTGACGAGGACCTGCCCACCTTTAACACTGCCCTTCACTTACCACTGCCCCAGGAAAATCACGTGCCCAGGACTCCGCCGCCCAACTACAGCACTTTGAAGCTAGACGCTGCATTCACAGACCCACTGCCCGACACTCTGGAGGGCAGCTGCCATTGA